The following are encoded in a window of Sutcliffiella horikoshii genomic DNA:
- the bcp gene encoding thioredoxin-dependent thiol peroxidase yields MTIEVGKKAPDFSLLSNTGETVTLSSLQGENVVLYFYPKDMTPGCTTQACDFRDMHEDFSNLDTVILGVSPDPQSRHEKFIEKHGLPFMLLVDEDHEVAELYDVWKLKKNFGKEYMGIERSTFIINKEGELVKEFRKVKVKGHVEEALSFIKENL; encoded by the coding sequence ATGACAATAGAAGTTGGCAAAAAGGCACCTGATTTTTCATTGCTATCTAATACAGGCGAGACAGTAACCCTTTCAAGTTTACAAGGCGAAAATGTCGTTTTATATTTCTACCCAAAAGATATGACCCCTGGATGCACTACACAGGCGTGTGATTTCCGGGATATGCATGAAGACTTCTCAAACCTTGATACAGTAATACTTGGGGTAAGTCCAGATCCTCAATCAAGGCATGAAAAGTTTATTGAAAAGCACGGTTTGCCATTTATGCTTTTAGTGGACGAGGATCATGAAGTGGCTGAACTTTATGATGTATGGAAGCTAAAGAAAAATTTCGGCAAAGAGTATATGGGAATTGAACGTTCTACCTTCATCATTAATAAAGAAGGCGAATTAGTAAAAGAGTTTAGAAAAGTAAAAGTTAAGGGCCATGTAGAAGAGGCTTTGAGTTTTATAAAAGAGAATTTATAA
- a CDS encoding AbgT family transporter, producing the protein MEATQKKRGFVMRALDSIERVGNKLPHPVTLFAIFALLVIVASGIFSSMGVQVDDPLNEGEVLTVKNLMSSEGIAYIFESAVTNFTGFAPLGTVLVTMIGIGIAERSGLISAGLRGLVTSVPKQLMTAALVFGGIMSSMAADAGYVVLTPLGAVLFAGLGRHPLAGLAAAFAGVSAGFSANLLLTSLDPLLGSLTQEAAATVDPEYAAGMNYMMNFYFMFASVFVLTIVGTFVTDKIVEPRLGEYKGAYKGDVDFLKPEEKKGLWAALFAFIATIAVMALLVVPSWGPLRGDGSFLEAPFFHTLVPVILIMFFIPGLVYGMITKSIKNDKDVANQMSDTMATMGAYIVLAFVAGQFVAYFNETNLGLVLAVNGAELIQGIGFDSENRFMSILLILVFMIVAGFINLFIGSASAKWAIMAPVFVPMMMGLGYSPELTQLAYRLADSTTNVISPLMPYFAIVIAFAQKYDKKVGIGTLISTMIPYSVFFSIVWVIMLIVWILTGLPIGPNAPIDYVG; encoded by the coding sequence ATGGAAGCAACACAAAAGAAACGCGGCTTTGTTATGCGTGCTCTTGACAGTATTGAGCGCGTTGGTAATAAGCTGCCTCACCCGGTAACGTTATTCGCGATTTTCGCGTTATTGGTAATTGTCGCTTCTGGAATTTTTTCCAGCATGGGTGTACAAGTAGACGATCCTTTAAATGAGGGAGAAGTTCTTACTGTCAAAAACCTAATGAGTTCAGAAGGAATTGCTTACATCTTTGAAAGCGCCGTTACAAACTTCACGGGCTTTGCTCCGCTTGGAACAGTGCTTGTAACGATGATTGGTATCGGTATTGCGGAGAGATCTGGCCTTATCAGTGCAGGTCTTCGAGGCTTGGTAACATCCGTTCCTAAACAATTGATGACAGCTGCTCTAGTATTCGGAGGAATTATGTCATCTATGGCTGCAGATGCTGGTTATGTTGTATTGACACCGCTTGGTGCAGTACTTTTCGCAGGACTGGGAAGGCACCCCCTGGCTGGACTTGCAGCAGCGTTCGCCGGGGTATCTGCAGGATTCAGTGCAAACTTACTGTTAACATCTCTTGATCCGTTATTAGGGTCTTTAACACAAGAAGCAGCAGCAACAGTTGACCCGGAATATGCTGCAGGCATGAACTACATGATGAACTTCTACTTCATGTTTGCTTCAGTATTCGTTCTTACTATTGTTGGTACGTTCGTTACGGATAAAATTGTTGAACCGCGTCTTGGTGAGTACAAAGGTGCTTACAAAGGAGACGTTGACTTCTTAAAACCTGAAGAGAAAAAAGGTTTATGGGCTGCACTGTTTGCATTCATTGCAACTATTGCAGTAATGGCTTTACTGGTTGTTCCTTCTTGGGGACCACTACGTGGAGACGGCTCATTCTTAGAAGCGCCATTCTTCCATACACTTGTACCAGTAATTCTAATTATGTTCTTCATTCCGGGACTTGTTTATGGAATGATCACGAAATCCATTAAAAATGATAAAGATGTAGCAAATCAAATGTCCGATACAATGGCAACAATGGGTGCCTACATTGTACTGGCATTTGTGGCTGGTCAGTTTGTCGCTTACTTTAATGAAACAAACCTTGGTCTTGTTCTGGCAGTAAATGGCGCAGAACTCATCCAAGGAATCGGCTTTGACAGCGAAAATCGTTTCATGAGCATTTTGTTAATTCTTGTGTTTATGATTGTTGCAGGTTTTATCAACCTGTTTATCGGAAGTGCATCTGCTAAGTGGGCAATCATGGCGCCGGTATTTGTTCCAATGATGATGGGTCTAGGGTATTCCCCAGAGCTTACTCAATTGGCATATCGTTTAGCTGATTCGACTACAAACGTCATTTCACCATTAATGCCATACTTCGCAATCGTTATCGCGTTTGCGCAAAAGTATGATAAAAAGGTTGGGATTGGTACACTAATCTCTACAATGATTCCATACTCTGTGTTCTTCTCCATCGTATGGGTTATCATGCTTATCGTTTGGATCCTTACAGGCTTGCCAATCGGACCGAACGCACCGATCGATTATGTAGGCTAA
- a CDS encoding cob(I)yrinic acid a,c-diamide adenosyltransferase, whose product MKIYTKTGDKGQTSLVYGQRVDKNHVRVEAYGTCDEANSMIGLAMAYLNDEDFNRKETLLKSFYNIQTILFHVGAELATPAGKEVKWKLTEKHVISLEDEMDELDATLPPLKNFVLPGGSKAGAALHSARTIVRRAERSAVGLSDELSPNVLAYLNRLSDYLFVVARYVNSQLNKEEPVLKPEV is encoded by the coding sequence ATGAAAATCTACACAAAAACAGGCGATAAAGGACAAACTTCTTTAGTCTATGGACAAAGAGTGGATAAAAATCATGTGCGCGTAGAAGCATATGGAACATGTGATGAAGCAAACTCGATGATTGGTCTTGCAATGGCTTATCTAAACGATGAAGATTTCAATCGAAAGGAAACGCTGCTCAAATCCTTCTATAACATCCAGACGATTCTTTTTCACGTGGGAGCAGAACTCGCCACACCGGCAGGGAAAGAAGTGAAATGGAAGCTGACAGAAAAGCATGTAATAAGCCTGGAGGACGAAATGGACGAACTCGACGCAACACTTCCTCCTTTGAAAAATTTCGTATTACCTGGAGGGTCAAAAGCTGGAGCGGCTTTGCACAGCGCAAGAACTATCGTAAGAAGGGCAGAAAGATCTGCTGTTGGATTAAGCGATGAACTTTCTCCTAATGTACTTGCCTATTTGAACCGTCTTTCCGACTACCTGTTTGTCGTAGCACGCTATGTAAACAGCCAATTAAACAAGGAAGAACCAGTTTTAAAACCAGAGGTTTAA
- the perR gene encoding peroxide-responsive transcriptional repressor PerR: MANEQLKEALETLKQTGVRITPQRHAILEYLIQSMSHPTADDIYKALEGKFPNMSVATVYNNLRVFREVGLVKELTYGDNSSRFDYVTTDHYHLICDECGKIVDFHYPGLDEVEALAAHVTGFKIARHRMEIYGVCPECDKGAH, encoded by the coding sequence GTGGCAAACGAACAATTAAAAGAGGCGCTAGAAACGCTAAAACAAACTGGAGTTCGCATAACTCCACAGCGTCATGCGATTTTAGAGTATCTTATTCAATCTATGTCCCATCCGACAGCTGACGATATATACAAAGCACTTGAAGGAAAGTTTCCCAATATGAGTGTCGCGACTGTTTACAACAACCTGAGAGTTTTCCGTGAAGTTGGTCTTGTAAAAGAATTGACCTACGGAGACAACTCCAGTCGTTTTGACTACGTGACAACCGACCATTATCACTTGATCTGTGACGAATGTGGCAAAATTGTCGACTTTCATTATCCAGGTCTTGATGAAGTGGAAGCGTTGGCTGCTCATGTTACTGGATTCAAAATTGCTCGCCATCGCATGGAAATTTACGGTGTCTGCCCAGAGTGCGATAAAGGGGCACATTGA
- a CDS encoding YgzB family protein, whose amino-acid sequence MARKYSSKINKIRTFALSLVFIGFFVMYIGIFFQGNMLVMTLFMLLGLLCIVGSTVVYFWIGMLSTKAVQVVCPNCGKHTKVLGRVDMCMYCNEPLTMDPSLEGKEFNEDYNSKKKADRI is encoded by the coding sequence ATGGCTCGTAAATATTCTAGTAAAATTAATAAAATAAGAACCTTTGCACTCAGTCTTGTCTTTATCGGTTTCTTCGTTATGTATATAGGAATATTCTTTCAAGGAAACATGTTGGTCATGACTTTGTTTATGTTATTGGGACTTTTATGCATCGTTGGGTCCACTGTTGTTTATTTTTGGATCGGCATGCTGTCCACAAAGGCCGTACAGGTAGTTTGCCCCAACTGCGGGAAGCATACTAAAGTTCTTGGCCGTGTAGACATGTGCATGTATTGTAATGAACCGTTAACGATGGATCCTTCTCTTGAAGGAAAAGAGTTCAATGAGGATTATAATTCAAAAAAGAAAGCTGATAGGATCTAA
- a CDS encoding nucleotidyltransferase-like protein yields the protein MEDLLRPIYQERASQSNTQGILMIEKKNPVSPNTDKFDVILFMVVKELDESLYVKHYELLQKKAALYIASEQQLEEWITLGTNRRVIDWIINGKVLFDRNEFIYALRGKLLDFPLEDRKLKIGLEFAKLIRRYLEGKDFFDSKHYIDAYNHIVHSLHHLARLAVIDHGFHPEITVWNQVKKIEPEIYKLYEELIQGDEPIDKRLELLFLANEFMIYSRTRTGAKHLIEVLMEKEEAWSYNEMLHHPKLQKYSVDLSVLVEYLVEKGFLEVEKKQTKGNGVFHRLYQVVPEK from the coding sequence ATGGAAGATTTACTTCGTCCGATCTATCAAGAACGCGCAAGTCAATCCAACACGCAAGGAATATTAATGATAGAAAAGAAAAACCCCGTTAGTCCAAACACAGATAAATTTGACGTGATTCTCTTTATGGTAGTAAAAGAGCTTGATGAATCCTTGTACGTCAAACACTATGAATTGCTTCAAAAGAAAGCCGCACTTTACATCGCGAGCGAACAACAATTGGAAGAATGGATAACACTTGGAACCAACCGAAGAGTCATCGACTGGATTATCAACGGGAAAGTGCTCTTTGACAGAAATGAGTTTATCTATGCGCTAAGAGGTAAACTGCTCGATTTCCCACTCGAAGACCGTAAACTAAAAATAGGTTTAGAATTTGCGAAACTAATAAGAAGATATCTTGAAGGTAAAGATTTCTTTGATTCTAAACATTATATCGATGCCTATAACCATATCGTCCACTCTCTTCACCATTTGGCAAGGCTGGCAGTGATCGATCACGGTTTCCATCCAGAAATAACTGTTTGGAATCAAGTGAAGAAAATCGAACCGGAAATCTACAAACTATATGAAGAGCTAATTCAAGGCGATGAACCTATTGATAAAAGACTGGAACTACTCTTCCTTGCAAATGAGTTCATGATCTATTCGAGAACAAGAACCGGAGCCAAACATTTAATAGAAGTATTAATGGAAAAAGAAGAAGCGTGGTCGTACAATGAAATGCTGCACCACCCTAAACTTCAAAAGTATTCTGTAGACCTAAGTGTACTGGTAGAATACTTAGTGGAAAAAGGTTTCCTGGAAGTGGAGAAGAAACAAACCAAAGGTAATGGTGTCTTTCACCGACTTTATCAGGTTGTGCCAGAGAAATAA
- the queG gene encoding tRNA epoxyqueuosine(34) reductase QueG encodes MNEENIKLKEELIAYSKQIGIDKIGFASAGVFTGLKERLITQQELNYQSGFEEPDIKKRTNPELIVPKAKSIIAIALAYPSKMKDAPRSTREERRGIFCRASWGVDYHDILREKLRLLEAFIKEKRPDALMKSMVDTGELSDRAVAERAGIGWSGKNCAIITPEFGSYVYLGEMITTLPFEPDTPLEDNCGTCNKCVEVCPTGALVQGGQLDSNKCIAFLTQTKGFLAEEYRTKLGNRLYGCDTCQTVCPENKGKDFHLHPEMEPDPEIVKPKLKPLLTISNREFKENFGKISGSWRGKKPIQRNAIIALAHYKDTSAIPDLLSLLENDPRPVIRGTAAWAVGRIGDKQALVSLQNYKATEKDPEVLKELENGINMLTE; translated from the coding sequence TTGAATGAGGAAAACATCAAACTAAAAGAAGAATTAATCGCCTATAGTAAACAAATAGGAATTGATAAGATTGGATTTGCAAGCGCTGGAGTGTTTACTGGTCTTAAAGAAAGGCTAATCACTCAACAGGAGCTTAACTATCAATCAGGGTTTGAGGAACCTGATATTAAAAAACGTACTAACCCTGAGCTCATAGTGCCAAAAGCGAAAAGCATTATTGCCATTGCTCTTGCATATCCCTCCAAAATGAAAGACGCCCCAAGAAGCACTCGTGAAGAGCGACGAGGGATATTTTGCCGCGCTTCATGGGGAGTGGACTATCATGATATTTTACGAGAGAAACTCAGATTGTTAGAAGCGTTCATAAAAGAAAAACGTCCAGACGCTCTAATGAAATCCATGGTAGATACCGGGGAACTAAGTGACAGAGCAGTTGCTGAACGTGCTGGTATCGGTTGGAGCGGAAAGAACTGTGCCATTATAACGCCTGAATTTGGTTCCTATGTGTATTTGGGTGAAATGATTACTACATTACCCTTTGAACCAGATACGCCTCTAGAAGATAACTGTGGGACCTGTAATAAATGTGTGGAAGTCTGTCCGACAGGGGCACTCGTTCAAGGTGGACAACTCGATTCCAATAAATGCATTGCCTTCCTAACACAAACAAAAGGTTTCCTTGCAGAAGAATACCGAACAAAATTAGGAAACAGGCTCTATGGTTGTGATACCTGCCAGACAGTGTGTCCTGAAAATAAAGGTAAAGACTTTCATCTACATCCTGAAATGGAGCCTGATCCAGAAATCGTAAAACCGAAGCTAAAACCTCTCCTGACCATCTCCAACAGAGAATTCAAAGAGAACTTTGGTAAGATCTCCGGCTCCTGGCGTGGGAAAAAGCCGATACAACGAAATGCCATTATCGCTTTGGCTCATTATAAAGATACTTCCGCCATTCCTGATCTCCTAAGCCTGTTAGAAAATGATCCTCGCCCAGTAATTAGAGGAACAGCAGCCTGGGCAGTAGGAAGAATAGGAGATAAGCAAGCTTTAGTATCCCTGCAAAATTATAAGGCAACAGAAAAAGATCCTGAAGTGTTAAAAGAACTGGAAAACGGAATTAACATGCTAACAGAATAA
- a CDS encoding B3/B4 domain-containing protein produces MKVTVRDDVKSKLPSSKYGIIHYKDIIVGASPQMLKGRIRLFQESLHLDLEDKDMKDIPGVAEWRSVFKETGTDPSRYRPAIEALYRRVKKGQFLEPFNSAVDLNNFFSMKYEIPFGIYDADKISGDVTIAVGDETASYEGLNGREIKLSQMLHTRDGEGSFGSPFVDSRRTAISEESISALHVVYFKPSMRKEECEEMLAAISEMFLQVHGGTSEYWVLD; encoded by the coding sequence GTGAAAGTGACAGTTAGGGATGACGTTAAAAGTAAGCTACCGTCTTCAAAATACGGCATTATTCATTATAAAGATATTATAGTGGGAGCATCACCTCAAATGTTAAAAGGAAGAATACGTCTTTTCCAAGAATCGCTTCACTTAGATTTAGAAGATAAGGATATGAAAGATATTCCTGGGGTCGCTGAGTGGCGTTCTGTATTCAAGGAAACAGGGACAGATCCATCTAGATATCGCCCAGCCATTGAGGCGTTGTACCGTAGGGTGAAAAAAGGACAATTCCTAGAACCATTTAATTCCGCAGTGGATTTGAATAACTTCTTTTCGATGAAATATGAAATACCATTTGGAATTTATGATGCTGACAAGATTAGTGGCGATGTAACGATTGCAGTGGGAGATGAGACGGCAAGCTATGAGGGTTTGAATGGACGGGAAATTAAGCTATCTCAGATGCTTCACACTCGTGATGGTGAAGGTTCATTTGGAAGTCCATTTGTTGATAGTCGTAGGACAGCAATTTCAGAGGAAAGCATTTCTGCGTTGCATGTTGTCTATTTTAAGCCTTCTATGCGTAAGGAGGAATGTGAAGAAATGCTTGCGGCGATTAGCGAAATGTTTCTACAGGTTCATGGTGGAACGAGCGAGTATTGGGTTTTGGATTAA
- a CDS encoding nuclease-related domain-containing protein — MSFMLKERMESEELMLLRLLKARGGLVDDSRFWNLEKGYQGEMLFDKWFSGVDGEWIVVNDLLLEHGGSLFQIDSLVIGGDRVYLFEVKNFEGDFLLEKDRWYSGSKEIKDPLSQMQRCETALRQLLSSLGYQLPIESSLIFINPEFTLFNCSPKLPIIFWSQLNRFCHKLLKQSASSGKLHARHSRLAEKLCELHMEKSPYERLPEYRYEELRKGIVCVGCGGMGVRHHYRMIECESCGSKEALDTALLRSINECRSLFPQIKISTKIIHDWIGETVSKKVIQRVLQINFSLIGYGKSANYVKETQRLIRTDIKA; from the coding sequence ATGAGTTTTATGTTGAAGGAGCGTATGGAGTCAGAGGAGCTTATGTTATTAAGGTTGCTGAAGGCCCGCGGCGGATTAGTGGATGATAGTCGATTTTGGAATCTGGAAAAAGGTTACCAAGGAGAGATGCTGTTCGATAAATGGTTTTCTGGTGTAGATGGGGAGTGGATTGTTGTAAATGATTTGCTGTTGGAACACGGAGGAAGTTTGTTTCAAATTGACTCCCTTGTAATAGGCGGAGATCGGGTGTACTTGTTTGAAGTGAAGAATTTTGAAGGGGATTTCTTACTTGAAAAAGACAGGTGGTATTCCGGCAGTAAAGAAATTAAAGATCCCTTATCACAAATGCAACGATGCGAAACCGCGTTAAGACAACTCCTCAGCAGCCTCGGATATCAACTCCCCATAGAATCTAGCCTCATATTTATTAACCCCGAGTTTACCCTTTTTAATTGCTCACCTAAATTACCAATTATATTTTGGTCCCAGTTAAATCGATTTTGCCATAAATTATTGAAGCAATCTGCCAGTTCAGGAAAGTTACATGCACGTCACTCTCGCTTGGCTGAGAAGTTATGCGAATTGCATATGGAGAAGTCGCCCTATGAACGGCTGCCCGAGTATAGGTATGAGGAGTTGCGGAAGGGGATTGTTTGTGTTGGGTGTGGGGGGATGGGGGTTCGCCATCATTATAGAATGATTGAGTGTGAAAGTTGTGGAAGTAAGGAAGCTTTGGATACGGCTTTGTTAAGGTCTATAAATGAGTGTCGTAGTTTGTTTCCACAAATAAAAATCTCTACAAAGATCATTCATGATTGGATTGGGGAAACTGTTTCTAAGAAAGTAATTCAAAGGGTTTTGCAAATTAACTTTTCATTAATTGGATATGGAAAATCGGCTAATTATGTAAAGGAGACGCAAAGATTAATAAGAACTGATATAAAAGCTTGA
- a CDS encoding amidase domain-containing protein: MRDKLKEHIQNRLDTYVYKSKQTSRTIMNDVTIKRKQDAHIRRGAEIVKCSATARIHSIHEDEQQREATVFYEIHVRYLIKQREKLYLEEEADQRYSEWMDGELIQDFSIQDEGDRTSPRFIPPQEEDEEQEPLRFKYSRVEAVRYAEQYWNSHNPQFKKFEVNCTNYISQCLYAGGAPMVGYPKKSGGWWMRNNDWSYTWAVAHALRWYLPSAKQGLKAKEVSNVSQLMPGDVICYDFEGDGRFDHNTIVVAKDENGEPLVNANTYNSRMRYWKYEDSTAYTPNIKYKFFHVLDR; the protein is encoded by the coding sequence ATGAGAGATAAGCTGAAAGAACATATTCAGAATCGCCTTGATACTTATGTTTACAAAAGCAAGCAAACGAGTAGAACAATTATGAACGATGTCACCATAAAACGAAAACAAGATGCACATATACGCAGGGGAGCGGAGATAGTTAAGTGCAGTGCGACGGCGAGGATTCATTCAATTCATGAGGATGAACAGCAGCGGGAGGCCACTGTTTTTTACGAGATTCACGTTCGGTATCTAATAAAGCAAAGAGAGAAGTTGTATCTAGAGGAAGAAGCAGATCAGCGTTACTCTGAATGGATGGATGGTGAACTTATACAAGACTTCTCCATTCAGGATGAGGGGGATCGGACTTCACCTCGGTTTATTCCGCCACAAGAGGAGGATGAAGAACAGGAGCCATTGCGTTTTAAATATAGTCGGGTGGAAGCAGTTAGGTATGCGGAGCAATATTGGAACAGCCATAATCCTCAGTTTAAAAAGTTTGAGGTAAATTGTACAAATTATATTTCGCAGTGTTTGTATGCTGGTGGGGCGCCGATGGTTGGGTATCCGAAGAAATCTGGTGGTTGGTGGATGCGTAATAATGATTGGAGTTATACGTGGGCAGTGGCGCATGCCCTCAGGTGGTATTTGCCAAGCGCAAAGCAAGGTCTGAAAGCGAAAGAAGTAAGCAATGTGTCGCAGCTGATGCCTGGTGATGTAATCTGTTATGATTTTGAGGGGGATGGTCGTTTTGATCATAATACGATTGTGGTTGCAAAGGATGAGAATGGGGAGCCATTAGTGAATGCCAACACGTATAACTCGCGGATGAGGTATTGGAAATATGAAGATTCCACTGCGTATACCCCGAATATTAAATATAAATTTTTCCACGTCTTAGACCGTTAG
- the trmL gene encoding tRNA (uridine(34)/cytosine(34)/5-carboxymethylaminomethyluridine(34)-2'-O)-methyltransferase TrmL yields the protein MTIVGLHVVLYQPEIPANTGNIARTCAATNTTLHLIRPLGFSTDDKMLKRAGLDYWEFVNVVYYDSLDELFEKNKEAEFFYITKFGMKPHTSFDYSNLDKDYFFVFGRETTGLPKDLIQSNLDQCLRLPMTKNVRSLNLSNTAAILIYEALRQQDYPNLSIEFPEE from the coding sequence GTGACGATTGTGGGATTACATGTGGTATTATATCAGCCAGAGATTCCAGCTAATACAGGAAATATTGCTAGAACTTGTGCAGCTACGAACACAACATTGCATTTGATCAGACCGCTTGGCTTTTCGACGGACGATAAGATGTTGAAGCGTGCGGGACTTGATTATTGGGAATTTGTGAATGTGGTTTATTATGATTCTTTGGATGAGTTGTTTGAAAAAAATAAAGAAGCGGAATTCTTCTATATTACGAAGTTTGGGATGAAGCCGCATACTTCATTTGATTACAGCAACTTGGATAAGGACTACTTCTTTGTGTTTGGAAGAGAGACGACAGGTTTACCAAAAGATTTGATTCAGAGTAACTTGGATCAGTGTTTGCGTTTGCCGATGACGAAGAATGTAAGGTCGTTGAATTTGTCCAATACGGCAGCGATATTAATATATGAAGCATTGCGCCAACAGGATTATCCGAATCTTTCTATAGAGTTTCCGGAAGAATAA
- a CDS encoding PrkA family serine protein kinase gives MDILRKIEKYREEEQRLKWEGTFGQYLEILKEEPWVAQSAHSRVYNMIKDAGVEEVNGQRKYNFFSNALFGLEEALERLVEEYFHPAAKRLDVRKRILLLMGPVSGGKSTLVTILKRGLEQYTHTDRGAVYAIKGCPMHEDPLHLIPHHLREDFHNEYGVRIEGNLSPLNMMRLEKEYGGRIEDVLVERIFLSENQRVGIGTFSPSDPKSQDIADLTGSIDFSTIAEFGSESDPRAYRFDGELNKANRGMMEFQEMLKCDEKFLWHLLSLTQEGNFKAGRFALISADELIVAHTNETEYRSFISNKKNEALHSRIIVMPVPYNLRLSEEERIYEKMINESDVANVHIAPHTLRVAAMFTILTRLKEAKRGDIDLVKKMRLYDGESVEGFNSVDVQELKKEYADEGMSGIDPRYVINRISSTIIRKEIPSINALDVLRSLKEGLDQHASISNEDRERFLNFISVARKEYDNIAKKEVQKAFVYSYEESAKTLMDNYLDNVEAYCNKAKLRDPLTGEEMSADEKLMRSIEEQIGISENAKKAFREEILIRISAYARKGKRFDYNSHERLREAIQKKLFADLKDVVKITTSSKTPDETQLKKINEVVARLIDEHGYNSTSANDLLRYVGSLLNR, from the coding sequence ATGGATATTTTACGTAAAATTGAAAAGTATCGGGAAGAAGAACAGAGGCTGAAGTGGGAAGGAACCTTCGGGCAGTACTTGGAGATTTTGAAAGAAGAACCATGGGTAGCTCAATCCGCACATTCACGGGTTTACAATATGATTAAAGATGCTGGGGTAGAAGAGGTCAATGGGCAGCGGAAGTATAATTTCTTTAGCAATGCCCTTTTTGGTTTAGAAGAAGCGTTGGAGCGGTTGGTGGAGGAGTATTTCCATCCGGCTGCGAAAAGATTGGATGTTAGAAAGAGGATCTTATTATTAATGGGGCCTGTAAGTGGAGGGAAATCCACGCTCGTCACCATCCTTAAACGCGGACTTGAGCAGTACACACATACGGATAGAGGAGCGGTCTATGCCATTAAGGGCTGCCCGATGCATGAGGATCCGCTGCATTTAATTCCGCACCATTTACGAGAGGATTTTCACAATGAGTATGGTGTTAGGATTGAAGGGAATCTGTCGCCTTTAAATATGATGAGGCTTGAAAAGGAATATGGGGGCAGAATTGAAGATGTGCTGGTGGAGCGCATTTTTCTATCAGAAAATCAGCGTGTCGGGATTGGTACATTCAGTCCGTCTGATCCGAAATCACAGGATATTGCTGACTTGACTGGAAGCATCGACTTCTCGACGATTGCAGAGTTCGGTTCTGAGTCTGATCCACGTGCATATCGTTTTGACGGGGAGCTGAACAAGGCGAACCGCGGGATGATGGAGTTCCAGGAGATGTTGAAATGTGATGAGAAGTTCTTGTGGCATCTATTATCCTTGACGCAAGAAGGAAATTTCAAAGCAGGACGATTCGCTTTAATTAGTGCGGATGAGCTCATTGTCGCGCATACGAATGAAACGGAGTATCGCTCTTTCATCTCCAATAAAAAGAATGAAGCCTTGCATTCGCGTATTATCGTGATGCCGGTTCCATATAACTTAAGGCTTTCTGAGGAAGAGAGAATTTATGAAAAGATGATCAATGAGAGTGATGTGGCAAATGTCCATATTGCGCCGCATACGCTTAGGGTTGCTGCGATGTTTACGATTCTGACCAGATTGAAAGAAGCCAAACGTGGCGATATTGACCTTGTGAAGAAAATGCGCCTGTATGATGGGGAATCTGTGGAAGGCTTCAACTCTGTGGATGTTCAAGAGCTCAAGAAAGAGTATGCTGATGAAGGGATGAGCGGAATTGATCCACGTTATGTGATCAACCGGATTTCGTCCACCATCATTCGCAAAGAAATTCCGTCCATTAATGCGCTTGATGTTCTGCGTTCTTTAAAAGAAGGGCTGGATCAGCATGCTTCTATATCTAATGAAGATAGAGAGAGATTCTTAAACTTCATTTCAGTAGCGAGAAAAGAATATGATAATATTGCGAAGAAAGAAGTTCAGAAAGCATTTGTGTATTCGTATGAAGAGTCTGCGAAGACATTGATGGATAACTATCTGGATAATGTCGAGGCATATTGTAATAAAGCGAAACTCAGAGATCCTCTTACTGGGGAAGAGATGAGTGCGGATGAGAAATTGATGCGTTCTATTGAGGAGCAGATTGGTATTTCTGAAAACGCGAAGAAGGCATTCCGCGAAGAGATCCTTATTAGAATTTCTGCTTATGCGCGAAAAGGGAAGCGATTTGACTACAACTCCCATGAGCGCTTAAGGGAAGCAATCCAGAAGAAGCTGTTTGCAGATCTGAAGGATGTAGTGAAGATCACGACTTCTTCCAAGACTCCGGATGAAACTCAGCTGAAGAAAATAAATGAAGTGGTAGCGCGCTTGATTGATGAACATGGCTATAACTCCACTTCAGCCAATGATCTACTAAGGTATGTAGGTAGTTTATTAAACAGGTAA